In one window of Camarhynchus parvulus chromosome 18, STF_HiC, whole genome shotgun sequence DNA:
- the BLOC1S3 gene encoding biogenesis of lysosome-related organelles complex 1 subunit 3 produces MAAPRPPRVVPGEASESDSEPELLVETAGEAPGAGLKVPGEASETDEEEEEEQQRPKTPPVLAEEPAAVWGGGPSLLQQRLREGTGRLRGAVGSALRHSYGSAARSLGGLGGALGRAQVTAAAAAHCLRLARRDLAAVADTIDIVTACHLLPDIRGQL; encoded by the coding sequence ATGGCCGCCCCCCGCCCTCCCCGGGTGGTGCCGGGTGAAGCCTCCGAGAGCGACTCGGAGCCGGAGCTGCTGGTGGAGACGGCCGGGGAGGCCCCTGGGGCCGGGCTGAAGGTGCCGGGCGAAGCCTCCGAGAcggacgaggaggaggaggaggagcagcagaggccgAAGACGCCGCCGGTGCTGGCGGAGGAGCCGGCGGCCGTGTGGGGGGGCGGCCCCTCGCTGCTGCAGCAGCGGCTGCGGGAGGGCACGGGGCGGCTGCGGGGCGCGGTGGGCAGCGCCCTGCGGCACAGCTACGGCAGCGCCGCCCGCAGCCTGGGCGGGCTCGGCGGAGCCCTGGGCCGGGCGCAGGTGACCGCGGCTGCGGCAGCGCACTGCCTGCGCCTCGCCCGCCGCGACCTGGCGGCTGTGGCCGACACCATCGACATCGTCACTGCGTGTCACCTCCTGCCCGACATCCGCGGGCAGCTCTGA
- the CCDC61 gene encoding coiled-coil domain-containing protein 61 — protein MRHGCSRAPGAMAEPRYLQAECAFRPGAHTVRVTLTRSTLRVEVEAHGTSDLWRGEFDAAFIEDLTRKTGNFKQFGIFCSMLESALTQSSDSVSLELLTFTDLETLHSRKVGAVTRPSPSTSSPLNSKRYLILVYSVEFDRIHYPLPLPYAGRPDLVVLVRELQEQLGQLRARRLEETQHLRDALWQALEEKRAAESRHQREYRQLAAELAQAKASEQKLQLRVKNLTAELASCRRGRQRSASPAPRAQERRSASLESHRSSRGHASPKSLSPAGSRPPRFDPTAFVRARQRRQKEAELRNQRRGVASGSSSPARSHRRSSSAESSRSWRQGGSPGSKAPEPVPCRDRRVTRARRPLSTSLCNSPCVAPRPAASHKLPVCRTAGKRPGKENRSKEPSAELAEIDARLQALQEYMDSLNTHM, from the exons ATGCGGCACGGCTGCTCCCG AGCCCCCGGGGCCATGGCGGAGCCGCGGTACTTGCAGGCCGAGTGCGCTTTCCGGCCCGGGGCACACACGGTGCGGGTGACCCTGACCCGCAGCACCTTGCGGGTGGAGGTGGAGGCTCACGGCACCAGCGACCTGTGGAGGGGCGAGTTCGATGCCGCCT TCATCGAGGACCTGACCCGCAAAACGGGGAATTTCAAGCAGTTTGGCATTTTCTGCAGCATGCTGGAGTCGGCATTGACACAG AGCAGCGACTCcgtcagcctggagctgctcacctTCACCGACCTGGAGACCCTGCACAGCCGGAAAGTGGGGGCAGTCACCCGGCCTTCCCCTTCCACCTCATCCCCCCTCAACAGCAAGCGCTACCTCATCCTGGTGTACTCTGTGGAGTTCGATag GATCCATTACCCGCTGCCGCTGCCCTACGCGGGCCGGCCGGACCTCGTGGTGCTGGTgcgggagctgcaggagcagctggggcagctccgGGCGCGGCGCCTGGAGGAGACCCAGCACTTGCGGGACGC GCTGTGGCAGGCACTGGAGGAGAAGCGGGCAGCAGAGAGCCGGCACCAGCGCGAGTACCggcagctggctgcagag CTGGCCCAGGCAAAGGCGtcagagcagaagctgcagctgcgGGTGAAGAACTTGACAGCTGAACTGGCCTCCTGCAGGAGGGG CCGCCAGAgatctgccagcccagccccacgcGCCCAGGAGCGAcgctcagcatccctggagagCCACAGGAGCAGCCGAGGCCACGCCTCACCCAAGTCCCTGTCACCTGCAG GCTCCCGCCCACCACGCTTCGACCCCACTGCCTTTGTCAGGGCCCGGCAGCGCCGGCAGAAGGAGGCTGAGCTCAGAAA CCAGCGGCGTGGAGTGgcttctggcagcagcagcccggcCAGGAGCCACAGGCGCAGCTCATCTG ctgaaaGCTCCCGGAGCTGGCGCcagggagggagccctgggagcaAAGCCCCCGAGCCCGTGCCCTGCAG ggacaggagagtGACCCGTGCACGGAGACCCCTGAGCACCTCACTCTGCAATAGCCCCTGTGTG GCGCCTCgcccagctgccagccacaAGCTGCCAGTGTGCAGGACTGCTGGCAAGCGCCCTGGTAAAG AGAACCGCTCCAAGGAGCcctcagctgagctggctgAGATCGATGCCcggctgcaggctctgcaggagtACATGGACAGCCTCAACACCCACATGTGA